A genomic stretch from Deltaproteobacteria bacterium includes:
- the recR gene encoding recombination protein RecR, with product MAYHPPSLVNLIENLSRLPGIGRKTATRLALFILRQPEDRVQALAKSILEVKEKILFCSVCHNFTEEDPCRMCRDPNRDTGIICVIEGPGDVMALEATGVFQGRYHVLGGVLSPLNGIGPEDLYIKELLARVEKGDAQEVLLATGSSVEGEATANYLADLLKEKGVRVTRIAQGMPLGADLEYVDEATLRKAVNNRREA from the coding sequence ATGGCATACCACCCCCCGTCTTTGGTGAATTTAATTGAGAACCTGAGCCGCCTCCCGGGGATCGGCCGCAAGACCGCAACCAGGTTGGCCTTATTTATTCTGCGCCAGCCTGAGGACAGGGTGCAGGCCCTGGCTAAAAGCATCCTCGAGGTCAAGGAAAAGATCCTTTTCTGCAGCGTGTGCCATAATTTTACCGAAGAGGACCCTTGCCGCATGTGTCGAGACCCGAACCGGGACACAGGGATCATCTGTGTGATCGAGGGCCCTGGGGATGTGATGGCCCTGGAGGCGACCGGGGTTTTTCAAGGCCGTTATCATGTCCTGGGTGGAGTTTTATCGCCTTTGAACGGGATAGGTCCTGAAGATTTATACATCAAGGAACTACTGGCTCGCGTGGAAAAGGGGGATGCTCAGGAGGTCCTGCTGGCAACGGGTTCCAGCGTCGAAGGAGAGGCCACGGCCAACTATCTGGCCGATCTCCTCAAGGAGAAGGGGGTGCGGGTCACCCGCATCGCACAGGGTATGCCTTTAGGAGCGGACTTGGAGTACGTGGACGAAGCCACCTTAAGAAAGGCGGTAAACAACAGGCGGGAGGCCTGA
- a CDS encoding YbaB/EbfC family nucleoid-associated protein, with protein sequence MGGLMKQAQKMQAKMMEIQEELAEKTVEGTAGGGMITVVANGRQEIMSLKVEQEVVDPEDIEMLQDLVLAAVNDALQKSRDMMAEEMQKITGGLKIPGLF encoded by the coding sequence ATGGGGGGCTTGATGAAACAGGCCCAGAAGATGCAAGCGAAGATGATGGAGATCCAGGAAGAACTGGCGGAAAAGACGGTTGAAGGCACCGCGGGCGGCGGTATGATCACAGTGGTGGCCAACGGCCGGCAGGAGATCATGTCGCTCAAGGTGGAGCAGGAGGTCGTGGACCCGGAAGACATCGAGATGCTTCAAGATTTAGTACTGGCCGCGGTTAATGACGCCTTGCAAAAATCCAGGGACATGATGGCTGAAGAGATGCAAAAGATTACCGGCGGCCTGAAGATCCCGGGCCTGTTCTAA